The following are from one region of the Juglans regia cultivar Chandler chromosome 10, Walnut 2.0, whole genome shotgun sequence genome:
- the LOC108981654 gene encoding uncharacterized protein LOC108981654, which translates to MAAGKTSRRCLKSCCCVTAILLVIIAVVLLTLSFTIFKPKDPKITLHVEGLQNIDLSMSMSNVKVNVTLATVITIENPNYGSFKYRNSTAYVHYHGDVVGETPVEERYVPARDKLNMTTSVSIMPGKLLKNRHFLADVGAGSLNMTSTATLPGSLNLLKIFKKHATVYNTCNISIFILTQSVESICHTKLKL; encoded by the coding sequence ATGGCTGCTGGAAAAACATCTCGTCGATGTCTAAAATCATGCTGTTGTGTGACTGCAATTCTCTTGGTTATCATTGCTGTTGTTCTTTTAACCTTGTCGTTCACCATCTTCAAACCTAAAGACCCCAAAATCACTTTACACGTTGAAGGccttcaaaacattgatttgtCAATGTCGATGAGTAATGTGAAAGTGAATGTCACGTTGGCTACTGTTATTACCATTGAGAATCCGAACTACGGAAGCTTCAAATACAGAAATTCTACTGCCTATGTCCATTATCATGGGGACGTGGTTGGGGAAACTCCAGTCGAGGAACGATACGTGCCAGCACGAGATAAGCTTAACATGACCACTTCTGTCAGTATTATGCCTGGAAAGCTGCTAAAGAATCGCCATTTTCTTGCTGATGTCGGAGCAGGGAGTTTGAATATGACTTCCACAGCTACTTTGCCTGGGAGTTTGAATTTGCTCAAGATCTTCAAGAAGCATGCTACGGTTTATAATACGTgtaatatatctatttttattcttactCAGAGTGTTGAATCCATATGCCATACCAAGctaaagttataa